One window from the genome of Candidatus Nitrosotenuis cloacae encodes:
- a CDS encoding thermonuclease family protein — MKAKPLALIGTGVIILLISVIYSGSMGNLGMEVPDVKIPVVKIPDAAIPMVEDAPMPESAVDVSDNSKTPVVCVGSALCTTDTITRIVDGDTLYTQNHHIRLALTDTPEKQESGFSDATSFTSTLCPVGSTITIDQDDKQKTDVYGRMIAKITCSGKVLNAELLESGHAVISQQYCKKSEFALESWATKFGC, encoded by the coding sequence GTGAAGGCAAAACCTCTGGCACTGATCGGTACAGGAGTGATCATACTGCTGATATCCGTGATCTATTCCGGCTCAATGGGCAATCTTGGGATGGAGGTTCCAGATGTGAAAATTCCAGTTGTAAAGATTCCAGATGCAGCAATTCCAATGGTGGAAGATGCCCCTATGCCAGAATCGGCAGTTGATGTGTCTGACAATTCAAAGACACCTGTTGTGTGCGTTGGCAGTGCTTTGTGTACAACTGATACAATTACGAGGATTGTCGACGGAGACACGTTGTACACACAAAACCACCACATCCGGCTGGCACTGACTGACACTCCTGAAAAGCAAGAGTCGGGATTTTCCGACGCAACATCGTTTACAAGTACACTGTGCCCTGTCGGCTCCACAATCACAATCGACCAAGATGACAAGCAAAAGACGGATGTGTATGGGAGGATGATTGCTAAAATCACGTGCTCTGGTAAAGTGCTCAACGCAGAACTGCTGGAATCAGGACACGCTGTAATCTCACAGCAATACTGCAAGAAAAGCGAGTTTGCATTGGAGTCATGGGCGACAAAGTTCGGATGCTAG